The genome window CTACAAGGGAGGAAAGTGGGATTTGAAAACGTACATGGCAGTATCTGCGCGTTGGGCGCTTGGCTTAGTGCTGTGGGCCTCTATCTTTGGAAAGTCTGCAGTGGCGCAAACCTACCATAATGTGTTGAACCAACCATTCCGCACGATTGGCAACGGCCCTCAGTCGGTTGTGGTAGTGGATGTAGCCCATCCTAACAACAAAGACGAAGTTCAGCAAGCGATCGCGCAACGCATACGCCAGGTCATGCAAACGCGCGCCGCCGCCGTTGCACCGGAGATAGCCACACTTCGGCGACTTCATGCCTTTCCTCTGAATCACCAGATTCCTGTAGTAGATATGGTGGTGGTGCGTCATAACGGTCAGATACTACTTCCTCAGGCACCACCGGCAGGCAGGAGCGTGCCGACCAACAACCAACTCACCTTTGTGGCCAACACTTCCGGACAGTACGCCTTTGATGTGCCCACCGCCTCTGCCCTCGACAACACAGTCAACAACCTCCTTTATCCAGCGCTAGTGCGTCGCATCGGCCCTCCCTTGTGGAACGGGCAGGTCACCATCCTCAACAAGGACGACAATCCTACCAAAGTATCCGGTATCATTGGGGTTACCGTGGTCATGAACCCCGATGGCTCTGTGGATATTGACCTGCCCAACTTCAGCACCGACCAAGATAAATATCTCGGTTTGTTACAGGCGATGGCACAGACCTTTCATGGCCCTCTCGCCATCGGGTATGACGCTTGGGAAATGGGCATGGCACGCGCCGCCGCCGTGGTTGTGGCGCAAGACCTCCAAGGCCAGTTCCCTACCACCCAACCCGTAGATCCCGCTGCTGATTTCTACTACACCCCCTACTACGATGTGCTGAATCAGCCGGCGCTTGGCAACAACACCTTTCTACCTCCTACCAAAAGCAATCAAACGCTTACCGGCCTTGGCGGCATGTTGGTTCCTCGCCTCCAGATGGCCTCAACCGCCTGGCTGAAATGCTTTATCCAGAACCCACAGTTTTTCATCAACTTCAACAACGCCTATTACGATGCCTGGCAAGCCGATCATACGATCGCGAATGACACGGTGCGTTTGCAGCAGCTTGCCTCTGCGGCTGTTGGTGGTACTGTGGAAGGGCAACCTTTCTCTAATTGGTTCCAACAGCAGTATGTGCTCGACACCAGCGTGACCCCAGGCCCAAAAGAGTTTCTCTTCGTTACCCCGACCCTGCCCGACACCACCACCCCCTCCGACGGGGCTGCCATCGTGGTGCTTTACTACAACACCACTTCTACCGGGGATGAGATCGATCTGAACAGCGTCTGCAACCCCATCTTCTACGACTATTCCTACACGGCCACTCTAACGCTCACAGGCGCCGATCAGCCCATCAACATCGTGGGAGGCGAAGGCTATACCTCTCCGCTCTTTTCTGGCATCGCGCAGGCACAACGTATTGAGGCCGATTTTCCTGTCAATAGTGTAAACAGTCGTCTCTACTACCCCGTCCATCAGTTCATAAACGGTAACGGCAGCCCGAACGAGTTTCTTGGGGTGGTCGTCGGCAGCGATAATGGAACCCTGTCGGCAAGCTTTACTGGGGGCAACGGAACGGTGGTGAACACGCCGGTAGCCCAAGGTGCCTTTGGGGCTGTAGGTGGCCCGGCCATCCCAGATAACTTCACGCAGGTCACCCTTACCTTTACTCCGGCAGGCGGTGGACAGCCCATTACCTATAAGCGCAATGTGTTTCAACGCAAGGCCAACCTGAATACAGGTTTATCAAACGTCTCTTCTCTCTTCATCCTCTACGCGCCCACACAAACCGAAGTGCTCTATCACGTTTTTTTGGCCGGTCCCCAGATGATCTCACTGCCTCTTCAGCCGCTAAACCCCGATCTCGCCCAGGTCTTCGGCTTGCCTCCAAGCCAAACCCTCCTTGCCATGTGGCGACAAGATGCCGGTGGCGACAACTACCTGCGCTATCCCTCCATGCCGCTCTATCAGCCCGGCTATGGCTTTTGGACGAACTTCCAAGGAGCGCTTAACGGTACCGGTCAGCAAAATGGCGTGCCCATATTGGGTGTCTCCACTGATGTTCAAGCCTCGGTGAGCGTGGGGTTAGAGTATGGATGGAACCAAATAGGAGATCCCTTCACACAACCTCTCGATCTCACTGCAGACCCTACTTTGGGCAACACAGGAGGAGTGGAGTTTCAATATCAGGGACAGGTGGCTAATTTGGCCGCTGCCATCGCCAATGGGTGGATCGCTGCCGGAGTGTTCGGTTACGATCCAAACGCCGCCACCTATACCGACATCACGGGAACCTTGCCGACGAACTCGCCGTTTCAGCAAAACAAACTGCTGCCTTGGCAAGGCTATTTCATTCTCGTTAAGGTGACCGAGGGGATCACTCTGACCTATGTCAATCCGAATCTGAGCACGCGCGGAGCACGTCTCAAGCTCCCTGTGGGCACACGTGCCTTGCATGTCGCCCCACGGCCACAACAGGGATGGCGCCTGCCGCTTTCGCTCGCCTCCGACGACGGACGCGTTGCCATCGCTACATTGGGACAGGCGCCCCAAGGGGCCGATACCTATGTGCCTGCTCTCGATGCCGCCTCCCCCCCTCCCTTCCTTACTGGGAACTCCTTGTCTCTCTTCTTCGCTCATCCGGAGTGGAACACAGGTCGTGTCGTGGGCACAAACTTCCTCAGCGATATACGACCGCTCAATCGCTCAGCCTCTTGGATGCTCACCGCGAATCTGCCTATGGGCAGCCATACCTACACGATTCAATGGGGCAACACGGCCTACCTGCCGCGCGGCTTGGAGCTGACTCTTACAGACCTTACCACCGGCAGTCGCGTGGTTATGAACGGTCGTACCAGCTATACCTTTACCGCCGCCCCCAACGAGTATACGCGACAGTTCCGTATAGATGCTAGCCCACGTAACCTCTTGATCCCTATTCTCACCGGGTTGCACGTGGACCTAGTTCCCTCAGGAGGACGCGCCGTAGGGCTGGCTGCTATCGTCTACGAGACCAGTACGTCCGGCACCTCTAGTGTCCAGATCCGGGCCTCTAATGGGCAAACCGTGCGGCACCTGCTGGCAGGGCGAGCGGTGTCTATGGGCCTGAATCGCGTGGTTTGGGACCTAAAGGACGATAGAGGCCGCGCGTTGCCCACAGGCACCTATTTGGTAGAGGTTACCTTAGAGACTACCGATGGTCGCCAAACCCGTTCTATCGTGCCATGTACCATCATTCGTTAAAATTTTTTGCAGCTGGAGCTATTAACGCAAAATGGGAAGAAACAGTATGTTGGGCAGATATAGGCAAGCCCTCTTAGGAGGGCATCTCCTCTGGTGGTCGCTTCTCTTAAATGTAGGAGGAGCTTTGCTGGCAGGCTGCGGCGGTGGTGGCGGTGGTGCTAGCAGCGGCAATCTTACCGTTATTGGTACCGTGCTAACGGTGGAGACCGATGCGCCACCTAATCCGCCCGCCACCGTAAGCATCGCGGGGCACTCCACCACCACTAGCACCAACGGCGCCTTTACCCTTACTGGCATTCCTGCGAGCGCTACCACGGCCACCGTCTCCGCACAGGGCGAGCAGACTCTTACCCTTCATCTTCAATTGCCCTCCCAAAGCACCCAGCCTGTCAATCTAGGTACCATTTTTCTCTCCGCCTCCGGCTACAATGCCTCTGTCACCGGTCAAATCGTCACCACCGTTAACGGGCAGAACCAACCCGTGGGCGGCGCTACCGTAACCATCGGCGGCTCCAGCACGCTTTCCGGCTCGGATGGCTCTTTTACCATCAGCAATCTGCCCGTCGGGCTAGGCAACGATCCCAATATACCCATTGGCTCGGTATCCGCCACCGGCTACGTTACCAAACAGATATTCGTACAGGCTCCTCTGATCGCTGGGGTCAATCCCCTCGGCCCCATCTCGCTTGGCGCGCCTATCAGTTCGAGCGTGCCAGGGCTTCCCTACACCATCATTGGTAAGGTGTTAAAAAACGGTCAGGGCCAGCCAAACTACCCTGTCATTTTGCAGCAAGGCAGCACCGTAGTGGGCAATACCCACACCGACAGCACCGGCACCTTTAGCTTTTGGGTGGTGCCCGGCAGCTACACTATTGTGGTGTTCCTGCCGGATGGCAGCAGTGTTACCCAACCAGTTACGCTGCAATCCACGAACCAGCCGGTTACCCAAAATGTAAACCTGCCCTAACTTCGGGCCTCCTCTAGCATTGGGGAGATACGTCGCGGGCGAGGGACTGCAAAGCTCTCGTTGTGCGAGCTAAAAGGGGGAGGGCGTCGGCCTTGGAGGGGGAGGGCGTCGGCCTTGGAGGGGAAGGGCGCCCCAGAAAATCGTACGATTTTCTGGGGTCCCCCAGTATTGGCCCCCAATAGGAAGGGCGTTAGGCCTTGAAGGGGGCGAAAGAGCGCCGTCCAATGGACGGCGCTCTGCTAGAAGTGCGGTAGTTGCGCCAAATGCGAGGGACGACCGATCTTGAGCAAAACCGCACCGTGTATCGGCACCTTAACGGTGATCTGGCCGTCGTAGGTGCCGAGGTTTTTATGGAGCCAAAGGTCACGAACGGGCTGCCGCCCCTCTAAGCCCAGCTCACTCCATGTGACGGTAACGGGCGTATCCCAATAGCCCATGTTGAGTAAGGCAACTGCCTTAGTGCCATCGGCGAGAGGACGTGCCCAAACCTCAGTAAGGCCGGTATTGGCAACCTGACTGGCCGGTCGCCCCAAGGGGTCTTGGTTAATCGCTAGGGCCTCATCGTTCGTCAGGAGGGCCAGTGTAAAAGGATCGAGCTTGGAGAGATCACAGCCGATCAATAACGGCGCCGAGAACATGCACCACATCGTGATGTGCATGATCTGTTCGTTGGGTGTGAGATGGCTAGGGTGAGGATTCCCCCAGCCTACACGGCCCACCACAAGCATGTCGGGGT of Chthonomonas calidirosea T49 contains these proteins:
- a CDS encoding FlgD immunoglobulin-like domain containing protein, whose protein sequence is MKTYMAVSARWALGLVLWASIFGKSAVAQTYHNVLNQPFRTIGNGPQSVVVVDVAHPNNKDEVQQAIAQRIRQVMQTRAAAVAPEIATLRRLHAFPLNHQIPVVDMVVVRHNGQILLPQAPPAGRSVPTNNQLTFVANTSGQYAFDVPTASALDNTVNNLLYPALVRRIGPPLWNGQVTILNKDDNPTKVSGIIGVTVVMNPDGSVDIDLPNFSTDQDKYLGLLQAMAQTFHGPLAIGYDAWEMGMARAAAVVVAQDLQGQFPTTQPVDPAADFYYTPYYDVLNQPALGNNTFLPPTKSNQTLTGLGGMLVPRLQMASTAWLKCFIQNPQFFINFNNAYYDAWQADHTIANDTVRLQQLASAAVGGTVEGQPFSNWFQQQYVLDTSVTPGPKEFLFVTPTLPDTTTPSDGAAIVVLYYNTTSTGDEIDLNSVCNPIFYDYSYTATLTLTGADQPINIVGGEGYTSPLFSGIAQAQRIEADFPVNSVNSRLYYPVHQFINGNGSPNEFLGVVVGSDNGTLSASFTGGNGTVVNTPVAQGAFGAVGGPAIPDNFTQVTLTFTPAGGGQPITYKRNVFQRKANLNTGLSNVSSLFILYAPTQTEVLYHVFLAGPQMISLPLQPLNPDLAQVFGLPPSQTLLAMWRQDAGGDNYLRYPSMPLYQPGYGFWTNFQGALNGTGQQNGVPILGVSTDVQASVSVGLEYGWNQIGDPFTQPLDLTADPTLGNTGGVEFQYQGQVANLAAAIANGWIAAGVFGYDPNAATYTDITGTLPTNSPFQQNKLLPWQGYFILVKVTEGITLTYVNPNLSTRGARLKLPVGTRALHVAPRPQQGWRLPLSLASDDGRVAIATLGQAPQGADTYVPALDAASPPPFLTGNSLSLFFAHPEWNTGRVVGTNFLSDIRPLNRSASWMLTANLPMGSHTYTIQWGNTAYLPRGLELTLTDLTTGSRVVMNGRTSYTFTAAPNEYTRQFRIDASPRNLLIPILTGLHVDLVPSGGRAVGLAAIVYETSTSGTSSVQIRASNGQTVRHLLAGRAVSMGLNRVVWDLKDDRGRALPTGTYLVEVTLETTDGRQTRSIVPCTIIR
- a CDS encoding carboxypeptidase regulatory-like domain-containing protein produces the protein MLGRYRQALLGGHLLWWSLLLNVGGALLAGCGGGGGGASSGNLTVIGTVLTVETDAPPNPPATVSIAGHSTTTSTNGAFTLTGIPASATTATVSAQGEQTLTLHLQLPSQSTQPVNLGTIFLSASGYNASVTGQIVTTVNGQNQPVGGATVTIGGSSTLSGSDGSFTISNLPVGLGNDPNIPIGSVSATGYVTKQIFVQAPLIAGVNPLGPISLGAPISSSVPGLPYTIIGKVLKNGQGQPNYPVILQQGSTVVGNTHTDSTGTFSFWVVPGSYTIVVFLPDGSSVTQPVTLQSTNQPVTQNVNLP